A window of the Streptomyces sp. NBC_00454 genome harbors these coding sequences:
- a CDS encoding LysR family transcriptional regulator, whose protein sequence is MQLDLNLLTALDALLEEGSVAGAAARLHVTSPAMSRSLGRIRKATGDQILVRTGRSMVPTTRALAMRAQVHALVQQAHQLLSAQQELDLAALDRVFTVRWHDALTAASGTALITAVHRQAPGVRLRLSAEPGTDDAELRRGEVDLESSSGTPTLPDIRHRLVGSDRLVVAVRPGHPLTEGTLSLERYAAAEHLTVSRRGSLQDPIDEALTAHGLERRVVAAGPTAAFALQLVLDTDLVVTLPDAVTRTAREQLGLVTLPPPLPLPDVPLYLLWHQRYDNDRAHTWLRELATETVRALFTPVPRPAAASGEAGCTVPNV, encoded by the coding sequence ATGCAACTGGATTTGAACCTGCTCACGGCCCTGGACGCCCTGCTGGAAGAGGGCAGCGTCGCCGGCGCGGCAGCACGCCTCCACGTCACCTCACCGGCGATGAGCCGCTCCCTGGGTCGCATCCGCAAGGCCACCGGTGACCAGATCCTGGTCCGCACCGGCCGCAGTATGGTCCCCACCACCCGCGCGCTGGCCATGCGCGCCCAGGTCCACGCCCTGGTGCAGCAGGCCCACCAGCTTCTCTCCGCGCAGCAGGAACTCGACCTGGCGGCTCTGGACCGGGTGTTCACCGTGCGCTGGCACGACGCCCTGACCGCAGCCTCCGGCACCGCCCTGATCACCGCCGTCCACCGCCAGGCCCCCGGCGTCCGGCTGCGCCTGTCCGCCGAACCCGGGACGGACGACGCCGAGCTGCGCCGGGGTGAGGTCGACCTCGAATCGAGTTCCGGCACTCCGACGCTCCCCGACATCCGCCACCGCCTCGTCGGCAGCGACCGGCTGGTCGTCGCCGTCCGACCCGGCCACCCGCTCACCGAGGGCACGCTGAGCCTCGAGCGTTACGCAGCCGCCGAACACCTCACCGTTTCGCGGCGCGGAAGCCTGCAGGACCCGATCGACGAAGCCCTGACCGCACACGGCCTCGAACGACGCGTCGTCGCCGCCGGGCCCACCGCCGCCTTCGCACTGCAACTCGTCCTCGACACCGACCTGGTCGTCACCCTCCCCGACGCGGTCACCCGCACGGCCCGGGAACAACTCGGCCTGGTCACACTGCCGCCGCCACTCCCGCTGCCCGACGTACCCCTGTACCTGCTGTGGCACCAGCGCTACGACAACGACCGCGCCCACACCTGGCTGCGAGAGCTGGCCACCGAAACCGTCCGGGCACTCTTCACGCCCGTCCCCCGCCCGGCCGCCGCGTCCGGAGAGGCGGGGTGTACTGTGCCGAATGTTTGA
- a CDS encoding class I SAM-dependent methyltransferase, with amino-acid sequence MTSSELWTRATADRYDAEETEMSSAAVLGPTLDFLAELAGDGRALEFAIGTGRVGVPLRERGVPVTGIEMSEHMAAVLRRKTDEDTLPVVIGDMATTVVPGGFTLVYLVYNTITNLLTQDEQVECFRNAARHLEPGGRFVIELGVPPLRFLPPGQIAVPFDVSEQHLGFDTFDLVEQILVSHHFTRDGDSDSDDGRYRRENSRHRYAWPAELDLMARIAGLELERRVADWDGAPFTQDSAKHISVWRKPT; translated from the coding sequence GTGACGAGCAGTGAGCTGTGGACCCGAGCGACCGCCGACCGCTACGACGCCGAGGAGACCGAGATGTCCTCGGCCGCCGTCCTCGGACCGACCCTCGACTTCCTCGCCGAGCTCGCCGGAGACGGCCGGGCACTGGAGTTCGCCATCGGGACCGGACGCGTGGGCGTCCCCCTCCGGGAGCGCGGTGTGCCGGTGACGGGCATCGAAATGTCCGAGCACATGGCGGCGGTGCTGCGGCGCAAGACCGACGAGGACACGCTCCCGGTGGTCATCGGGGACATGGCCACCACCGTCGTTCCCGGCGGGTTCACCCTGGTCTATCTCGTCTACAACACCATCACGAACCTGCTCACGCAGGACGAGCAGGTCGAGTGCTTCCGCAACGCCGCACGCCATCTGGAGCCCGGCGGCCGGTTCGTCATCGAGCTGGGTGTGCCGCCGCTGCGGTTCCTGCCGCCCGGCCAGATCGCGGTGCCGTTCGACGTCTCCGAGCAGCACCTCGGCTTCGACACCTTCGACCTCGTCGAGCAGATCCTCGTCTCGCACCACTTCACCCGCGACGGCGACAGCGACAGCGACGACGGCCGCTACCGCCGCGAAAACTCCCGGCACCGCTACGCCTGGCCGGCAGAGCTCGACCTGATGGCACGGATCGCCGGGCTCGAGCTGGAACGTCGCGTCGCGGACTGGGACGGAGCGCCGTTCACCCAGGACTCCGCGAAGCACATCTCCGTGTGGCGCAAGCCCACCTGA